A stretch of the Helicoverpa armigera isolate CAAS_96S chromosome 5, ASM3070526v1, whole genome shotgun sequence genome encodes the following:
- the LOC126054935 gene encoding uncharacterized protein LOC126054935, with the protein MKTQILLGFLIWASAQALDSGDNKFMKDYAMLKIYESCFGTQLLKQITKELKDAYAKCSTAPPMKEPLNSHIPPLFLSKLPPGFSMDPNSQTITKPLDGAAHNKDEEINIQDQGPPPQKQTMGGVLTFRPHGVNGPFPQPQPAIPPYVIPAQFRPYSANPYYQMPYSSPVFFPPNMPGYNPYFAAQQQYQQPFFQQQQPFFGNNRMSRHLGLRARLGLNARAQSGQNVTCVMQELGYIDSNMEPNYEQITQRINNLPVSSELKGDIQEGLQFCQKFSQCVPEDKRDIVPRPQEQIRAIFFFRCYKHKKLEACIMKDINEHFNKEYMFDSDTDFALSRSARSVRDVPLRDPSLEALEEMEVYLYDYLSGGGGFDFDLYI; encoded by the exons ATGAAGACCCAAATATTGCTAGGTTTCCTAATCTGGGCATCTGCCCAGGCCTTAGACAGTGGGGACAACAAATTCATGAAGGATTATGCTATGTTAAAG ATCTACGAAAGCTGCTTCGGCACACAGCTTTTGAAACAAATAACCAAAGAGTTAAAAGACGCTTACGCAAAATGTTCAACAGCGCCACCTATGAAGGAACCGTTGAACTCGCACATACCGCCGCTATTCCTCAGTAAGCTACCGCCCGGGTTTTCCATGGACCCGAACTCGCAAACCATCACCAagccgctagatggcgctgctcACAATAAAGAcgaagaaattaatattcaagaTCAAGGACCTCCAccacaaaaacaaacaatggGTGGAGTTTTAACTTTCAGACCTCATGGAGTAAAT GGTCCATTCCCCCAGCCCCAGCCCGCGATCCCGCCATACGTGATCCCGGCCCAGTTCCGGCCTTACAGCGCGAACCCTTACTACCAGATGCCATACAGCTCACCAGTGTTCTTCCCGCCTAATATGCCAGGATACAACCCTTACTTCGCAGCTCAGCAGCAGTACCAACAGCCTTTCTTCCAACAACAACAACCTTTCTTTGGGAATAATCGGATGtct CGTCACCTCGGCCTGCGGGCCCGACTAGGCCTGAACGCCAGGGCCCAATCCGGTCAGAACGTGACCTGCGTGATGCAGGAGCTTGGCTACATCGACAGCAACATGGAGCCCAACTACGAGCAGATTACTCAGAGGATCAACAATCTCCCAGTGTCGAGTGAGCTGAAGGGCGACATACAAGAAGGCCTGCAGTTCTGTCAGAAGTTCTCg CAATGCGTGCCTGAAGACAAGCGTGACATCGTGCCGCGCCCACAGGAGCAGATCAGAGCTATCTTCTTCTTCCGCTGCTACAAG CACAAGAAACTGGAGGCGTGCATTATGAAGGACATCAATGAGCATTTCAACAAGGAGTACATGTTCGACTCTGACACCGATTTCGC CCTATCCCGGTCAGCCCGCTCAGTTCGTGACGTGCCCCTCCGAGACCCGAGCCTCGAAGCCTTGGAGGAAATGGAAGTATACCTCTACGACTACCTGAGCGGAGGAGGTGGCTTCGACTTCGACCTGTACATTTAA